A single region of the Triticum dicoccoides isolate Atlit2015 ecotype Zavitan chromosome 2B, WEW_v2.0, whole genome shotgun sequence genome encodes:
- the LOC119368312 gene encoding xyloglucan galactosyltransferase KATAMARI1 homolog, which translates to MDGHYPKYLLYGILILGSWLISCLLHFQFFHLSVFSYRPRYGAALVVLPLSVPMALDASFLPAPSAVAEDGPPRRLSSAASSCQGRYVYMLDVPSRFNVLRDCVEGSPAFQDEWHVCSLMDNVGMGPVLPPATGNGSDGDTGVIPNTGWYATDQYALEVIVHNRMRQYECLTDDPAAATALYVPYYPGLELQQHLCGFNATVRNGPSSEFLQWLSARPQWAAFGGRDHFMVVGKTTWMFRHTEGDDSGTQKVCGNNFLEQPVSGNMTVLTYESNIWDRRDFAIPYPSYFHPTSAGEVSAWQARVRATERPWLFAFAGARRANGTLAIRDRVIESCASSPSRCGFIDCSHGLEGSITCRSPRRLVSTFASSRFCLQPRGDSYMRRSSVDAIMAGCIPVFFHEASTFKKQYRWHEPDPDSSGNGDGRPYSVLIDPDELLEGKVDVEGVLARYTDEEVATMREEVIKMIPRFLYKDPRVRFEGDTRDAFDIAIDEVVARIRRIKNGEELGRLAAADVMVAKRS; encoded by the exons ATGGATGGTCACTACCCCAAGTACCTTCTCTACGGCATCCTCATCCTCGGCTCATGGCTTATCTCCTGCCTCCTGCACTTCCAGTTCTTCCACCTCTCCGTCTTCTCCTATCGGCCCCGCTACGGCGCGGCGCTCGTCGTCCTCCCGCTGTCGGTCCCCATGGCGCTCGATGCCAGCTTCCTGCCAGCTCCTTCTGCCGTCGCCGAGGATGGCCCTCCGCGCCGGCTTTCGTCAGCAGCGTCGTCTTGCCAGGGGAGGTACGTTTACATGCTGGATGTGCCGTCGCGGTTCAATGTTCTCAGAGACTGCGTCGAGGGCTCGCCGGCGTTTCAGGACGAGTGGCACGTATGCTCCCTCATGGACAATGTCGGCATGGGCCCGGTGCTCCCTCCCGCCACCGGCAACGGCAGCGACGGTGACACGGGTGTCATCCCCAACACTGGCTG GTATGCCACGGATCAGTATGCCTTGGAAGTGATCGTGCACAACCGTATGCGCCAGTACGAGTGCCTCaccgacgacccggcggcggcgacggctctgTACGTGCCCTACTACCCGGGGCTGGAGCTCCAACAGCACCTCTGCGGGTTCAACGCCACGGTGCGCAACGGGCCGTCGTCCGAGTTCCTGCAGTGGCTGTCGGCGCGGCCGCAGTGGGCGGCCTTCGGCGGCCGCGACCACTTCATGGTCGTCGGCAAGACCACCTGGATGTTCCGGCACACGGAGGGAGACGATAGCGGCACCCAGAAGGTCTGCGGAAACAACTTCCTTGAACAGCCCGTGTCCGGCAACATGACGGTGCTCACCTACGAGTCAAACATCTGGGATCGGCGGGACTTCGCCATACCGTACCCAAGCTACTTCCACCCTACGTCGGCCGGCGAGGTGTCCGCGTGGCAGGCGCGCGTCCGCGCCACAGAACGTCCGTGGCTATTCGCATTCGCCGGCGCACGGCGAGCCAACGGGACGCTTGCCATCCGCGACCGCGTCATCGAGTCGTGCGCCTCCTCGCCGAGCCGGTGCGGGTTTATCGACTGCAGCCACGGCCTGGAGGGCAGCATCACCTGCCGGTCGCCGCGGAGGCTCGTCTCCACCTTCGCCTCGTCCCGTTTCTGCCTGCAGCCGCGCGGCGACTCATACATGCGCCGCTCCTCCGTCGACGCCATCATGGCGGGATGCATCCCCGTCTTCTTCCACGAGGCGTCCACCTTCAAGAAGCAGTACCGGTGGCACGAGCCAGATCCGGACAGCAGCGGCAACGGCGACGGCCGCCCGTACTCGGTGCTCATCGACCCCGACGAACTCCTCGAAGGGAAGGTGGACGTCGAGGGGGTGCTAGCCAGGTACACCGACGAGGAGGTGGCCACCATGAGGGAGGAGGTGATCAAGATGATCCCGAGGTTCCTGTACAAGGACCCCAGGGTGAGGTTCGAGGGGGACACGAGGGATGCGTTCGACATCGCCATTGACGAGGTGGTGGCCAGGATCAGGAGGATCAAGAATGGGGAGGAGTTGGGACGGCTTGCTGCTgctgatgtgatggttgccaagcgGTCCTGA